The Aminithiophilus ramosus genome contains a region encoding:
- a CDS encoding Cof-type HAD-IIB family hydrolase, whose protein sequence is MTIRLVAADLDDTLLDSDGTLRPRTLEAIEGCRRRGVVVTVASGRMFRSIVPYGALMGDNLTLIAYNGGLIREAASGRTLRHRTVEAGLAADVLALCRRRGWYVQTYIDDELYVESRDDDRARAYEKLAAIEAVPLGDAYWDLDGEPTKMLLIDDATAMVSIAEEMRSRFAGRLSLPRSKPGYLEVVPLDVDKGRALAFLARSMGLGREEVMAIGDGENDLTMIEWAGLGVAMANGSPLARERAAIVTASNDDDGVALALERHVLSLP, encoded by the coding sequence ATGACGATCCGACTGGTCGCCGCCGATCTCGACGACACCCTTCTCGACAGCGACGGCACGCTCCGTCCCCGCACCCTCGAGGCCATCGAGGGCTGCCGGAGGCGAGGCGTCGTCGTCACCGTCGCCTCGGGACGCATGTTCCGCTCCATCGTCCCCTACGGCGCCCTCATGGGCGACAACCTCACCCTCATCGCCTACAACGGCGGCCTCATCCGCGAGGCCGCCTCGGGCCGTACCCTCCGCCACAGGACCGTCGAGGCCGGTCTCGCCGCCGACGTCCTCGCCCTCTGCCGTCGTCGGGGCTGGTACGTCCAGACCTACATCGACGACGAGCTCTACGTCGAAAGCCGCGACGACGACCGCGCCCGTGCCTACGAGAAGCTGGCCGCCATCGAGGCCGTCCCCCTCGGCGACGCCTACTGGGACCTCGATGGGGAGCCGACGAAAATGCTCCTCATCGACGACGCGACCGCCATGGTCTCCATCGCCGAGGAGATGCGCTCCCGCTTCGCCGGACGGCTCTCCCTTCCCCGCTCCAAGCCGGGCTATCTGGAGGTGGTGCCCCTCGACGTCGACAAGGGGCGGGCGCTGGCCTTTCTGGCCCGATCGATGGGCCTCGGACGAGAAGAGGTCATGGCCATCGGCGACGGCGAGAACGACCTGACCATGATCGAATGGGCCGGCCTGGGCGTCGCCATGGCCAACGGATCCCCTCTGGCCCGGGAAAGAGCCGCCATCGTCACCGCCTCCAACGACGACGACGGCGTGGCCCTCGCCCTGGAAAGACACGTCCTCTCCCTCCCCTGA
- the cobS gene encoding adenosylcobinamide-GDP ribazoletransferase gives MAAERTRPDKSLFLLLGFLTALPVPRRLWPREPLSLADALPLAPFVGALLGALSAALHLLARPLVGGSGAAWIALAGYILCGWSLHLDGFSDLADGLGSHKKGEAMRAVMKDSRLGGFGAVALVVALGLWTSLVASMEALEAARALFMAALAGRFGLCLAARLGTYPWESGLGREIVLSFSTRHLLLALTAAGLFLPLAPQLWLASLLAASLVASGLVAVAEKRLGGTNGDVLGACEVAGEVAALLSCAALT, from the coding sequence ATGGCCGCTGAGAGGACCCGCCCGGACAAGAGCCTTTTCCTCCTCCTGGGCTTCCTGACGGCCCTGCCCGTCCCTCGCCGCCTCTGGCCCCGGGAACCCCTATCCCTGGCCGACGCCCTGCCTCTGGCCCCCTTCGTCGGCGCCCTCCTGGGCGCCCTCTCGGCCGCCCTCCACCTCCTGGCCCGTCCCCTCGTCGGGGGCTCGGGGGCCGCCTGGATCGCCCTGGCCGGCTACATCCTCTGCGGCTGGAGCCTCCATCTCGACGGTTTCTCCGACCTGGCCGACGGGCTGGGAAGTCACAAGAAGGGAGAGGCCATGAGGGCCGTCATGAAGGACAGCCGTCTCGGCGGCTTCGGCGCCGTGGCCCTCGTCGTCGCCCTGGGCCTCTGGACCTCCCTCGTCGCCTCCATGGAGGCCCTCGAGGCGGCGAGGGCCCTCTTCATGGCCGCCCTGGCGGGGCGTTTCGGCCTCTGCCTGGCCGCCCGTCTGGGGACCTACCCCTGGGAGTCCGGGCTGGGACGGGAGATCGTCCTCTCCTTCTCCACGAGGCACCTCCTCCTGGCCCTGACGGCGGCAGGCCTCTTCCTCCCTCTGGCGCCGCAGCTCTGGCTCGCCTCCCTCCTGGCCGCCTCCCTCGTCGCCTCCGGCCTCGTCGCCGTCGCCGAAAAACGCCTGGGCGGCACGAACGGAGACGTCCTGGGCGCCTGCGAAGTGGCCGGAGAGGTGGCGGCTCTCCTGTCCTGCGCCGCCCTCACATGA
- a CDS encoding HD-GYP domain-containing protein: protein MKLVYTRSLKPQMILARPLYSEKGTLLLAEGIQLNERLVGMLDRMEVPFVYVRDDRFPDLEVRPLISHRNLGRAIRELHRTYEDATRNSTKAALVADFDQLFDVVRSVLDEVLSQPDLVVHLLDVRSNDGYSYQHSVQTMILSMMIGRRMALPEAQLHNLGLGALLAGIGKAFIPSRILTRSGPLSREERELLYHYPRFGWELLEGYGNVWPTARIVTLQHQERWNGSGYPSGLKGEAIHLFSRIVAVADVHDALVSRRPWREALRPYEAFAQITAESGGLFDPAVVDIYQKIVTPYPIGTWLYLSTGHIGMVTDCFVDDTLRPQVRIVRHERTGPLSRPLTLDMRQYPDLEIGAVLDGEPEGDGSDEAEKEREKGGKEGVEKGAAKV, encoded by the coding sequence ATGAAGCTCGTCTATACCCGCTCCCTCAAACCTCAGATGATTCTCGCCCGTCCCCTCTACTCGGAAAAGGGAACCCTTCTGCTTGCCGAGGGGATTCAGCTGAACGAGAGACTCGTCGGCATGCTGGACCGGATGGAGGTCCCCTTCGTCTACGTCCGGGACGATCGCTTTCCCGATCTGGAGGTGCGTCCCCTCATCAGCCACCGGAACCTGGGAAGGGCCATCAGGGAACTCCATCGGACCTACGAGGACGCCACCCGGAACAGCACCAAGGCCGCCCTCGTCGCCGACTTCGACCAGCTCTTCGACGTCGTCCGCTCCGTCCTCGACGAAGTCCTCAGCCAGCCCGACCTCGTCGTCCACCTCCTCGACGTCCGCAGCAACGACGGCTACTCCTACCAGCACAGCGTCCAGACCATGATCCTCTCCATGATGATCGGCCGGAGGATGGCCCTCCCCGAGGCGCAGCTGCACAACCTCGGCCTGGGTGCCCTTCTGGCCGGCATCGGCAAGGCCTTCATCCCCAGCCGGATCCTCACCCGGTCGGGCCCCCTGAGCCGCGAGGAGCGGGAACTTCTCTACCACTACCCCCGCTTCGGATGGGAGCTTCTCGAGGGCTACGGCAACGTCTGGCCCACGGCACGCATCGTCACCCTCCAGCATCAGGAGAGATGGAACGGCAGCGGCTACCCGTCGGGCCTGAAAGGCGAGGCGATCCACCTCTTCAGCCGCATCGTCGCCGTCGCCGACGTCCACGACGCCCTCGTCTCGCGCCGCCCCTGGCGGGAGGCCCTGCGCCCCTACGAGGCCTTCGCCCAGATCACCGCCGAGTCGGGAGGCCTCTTCGACCCAGCCGTCGTCGACATCTACCAGAAAATCGTCACCCCCTATCCCATCGGGACCTGGCTCTACCTCTCCACGGGCCACATCGGCATGGTCACCGACTGCTTCGTCGACGACACCCTGCGCCCTCAGGTCCGCATCGTCCGCCACGAGCGGACGGGCCCCCTCAGCCGCCCCCTGACCCTCGACATGAGGCAGTATCCCGACCTGGAGATCGGAGCCGTCCTCGACGGAGAGCCCGAAGGGGACGGCTCCGACGAGGCGGAAAAAGAGCGCGAAAAAGGGGGAAAAGAGGGCGTTGAAAAAGGGGCCGCCAAGGTGTAA
- a CDS encoding bifunctional adenosylcobinamide kinase/adenosylcobinamide-phosphate guanylyltransferase has translation MGERIFLLGGARSGKSRLGESLALRWGGSDVTYIATAEAGDAEMARRIDLHRASRPREWRTWEGEPQALPAFVEGLEGVVLMDCLTVWLSRLFLADPAVESDDETLWHEGERKILASVEALFDAAGKAERFIVVSNEVGMDLVPPNRMGRRFRDLQGRANQIGAARAETALLVVAGLPLVLKGGLDDGR, from the coding sequence TTGGGAGAGAGAATCTTCCTCCTCGGCGGGGCCCGCAGCGGGAAAAGCCGCCTCGGCGAGTCTCTGGCCCTCCGTTGGGGCGGCTCCGACGTGACCTACATCGCCACGGCCGAGGCGGGCGACGCCGAGATGGCCCGGCGAATCGACCTCCACCGCGCGAGCCGCCCCCGAGAGTGGCGGACCTGGGAGGGGGAGCCCCAGGCCCTTCCGGCCTTCGTGGAAGGACTGGAAGGGGTGGTCCTCATGGACTGCCTCACCGTCTGGCTCTCGCGCCTCTTTCTGGCCGATCCTGCCGTCGAATCCGACGACGAGACCCTCTGGCACGAGGGGGAACGGAAGATCCTGGCCTCCGTCGAAGCCCTTTTCGACGCCGCCGGGAAGGCGGAGCGCTTCATCGTCGTCTCCAACGAGGTGGGCATGGATCTCGTACCTCCCAACCGCATGGGACGGCGCTTCCGCGACCTTCAGGGAAGGGCCAACCAGATCGGCGCCGCCAGGGCCGAGACGGCTCTTCTCGTCGTCGCCGGGCTGCCCCTGGTCCTCAAGGGAGGCCTCGACGATGGCCGCTGA
- a CDS encoding threonine ammonia-lyase — protein MEPFVAPTITDLLKARRFLQGRVRHTPTELSLPLSDLVGTPVFVKWENRQICGSFKLRGALNKMYSLSADERGRGVVTASSGNHGQGVAMAAALLELKALICVPGSCPETKQTAIRRLGGDWVELRVVGHLYDDAEREAHEAAEREGKTYISSFEDRHVVAGAGTLGLELLCDEPEIDVIVTPAGGGGLMNGIAIAARTLRPSVEIWGVQSVASQPWVLSWPGGKVVETTYDDSLADGLTGSIPQSLLTLAKERVAGILAVTEEDIAEAIAFCHRAHHQVVEGAGAVGVAALMKGRVDVAGRRVAVVISGGNIDERPLLDVLNRYA, from the coding sequence ATGGAGCCTTTTGTCGCCCCGACGATCACCGATCTGCTCAAGGCCCGGCGCTTTCTCCAGGGGAGGGTGCGCCACACGCCGACGGAGCTCTCTCTCCCCCTGAGCGATCTCGTGGGAACGCCCGTCTTCGTCAAGTGGGAGAACCGTCAGATCTGCGGCTCCTTCAAGCTGCGGGGGGCCCTGAACAAAATGTATTCCCTGTCGGCCGACGAGCGCGGCCGCGGCGTCGTGACGGCCTCGAGCGGCAACCACGGCCAGGGTGTGGCCATGGCCGCGGCCCTTCTGGAGCTGAAGGCCCTCATCTGTGTTCCCGGCAGCTGTCCCGAGACGAAACAGACCGCCATCAGGCGTCTCGGCGGCGACTGGGTCGAGCTCCGCGTCGTGGGCCATCTCTACGACGATGCCGAGAGGGAGGCCCATGAGGCGGCCGAGAGGGAGGGGAAGACCTACATCTCCTCCTTCGAGGACCGCCACGTCGTCGCCGGAGCGGGAACGCTGGGGCTGGAGCTGCTCTGCGACGAGCCCGAGATCGACGTCATCGTCACGCCCGCCGGCGGAGGCGGGCTGATGAACGGCATCGCCATCGCCGCCAGGACCCTCCGTCCCTCGGTGGAGATCTGGGGCGTCCAGTCCGTCGCCTCCCAGCCCTGGGTCCTCTCCTGGCCCGGAGGGAAGGTCGTCGAGACGACCTACGACGACTCCCTGGCCGACGGCCTGACGGGGTCCATTCCCCAGAGCCTGCTCACCCTGGCCAAGGAGCGCGTGGCGGGGATCCTGGCCGTGACGGAGGAGGATATCGCCGAGGCCATCGCCTTCTGCCACAGGGCCCATCATCAGGTCGTCGAGGGGGCCGGAGCCGTCGGCGTCGCCGCCCTCATGAAGGGCAGGGTGGACGTGGCGGGCCGTCGCGTCGCCGTCGTCATCTCCGGGGGGAACATCGACGAGAGGCCCCTCCTCGACGTCCTCAACCGCTACGCCTGA